The genomic window gaaaataactaataaaataataaatattgaaGTGGTTAAAGTCATGGACTATGCATCACAACTTTTTGCAACAGTTTGCGTCCTGGTGTGGGTCATATATGTTGCATGTCTCTGTTTTTCCTGTGATTGCTactgaataaaggcacaaaaagaaccaaaaataaaTGGTTTAAAATTGTGTTTTCAGTAGAGCAATGATCTTtgcaacatgatcagtaaatgagaCACTGAACCTGACATGTTTTTCTAGGACTTTTCAAATCATTCCACATTTTGTAAGGCAAGATgtcaagaaaaaaagtcacatcaAACATTTAACATGAAGTTGATTTTATACGGGCATATAATACAGCGGTCTCATTGTGTCTTATTATGTGACACATTTCATGAAATTGTTGCTTATGttcaaataaagcaaaaaagcATCATGAAACACATGCAACACATGCAGACTTACATGGGAAAAACACAGTCATTACTTTAAATAGTTAATCAGTAAATTATTTATGATATAGTCGTAGCTGCTACATGGTATCACACAAGCACAAAAAAAGGTTATACTGCTGTGTCATCATATTGCACCATTATGGGAAAGTCCACTATTGGGACATTTACTTTCATTTCCAGTAAATTTCACAAGAATTGCAAGCCATTGGGGgttaatacagattaaaaaaacaaaaaaaaaaaacagacatccgCAGTAAGCAGTTCATTCTGCTCTTATCTGTTTACCTTTAAAGACACAAATAGGACTGAGGCAGGACACAAAGTTTCTGGACTGGAACTAAAGCCTAAACAAAAATCTGAGGAACCTTTTTATTCACAGGATGGATCACATGCTGACTTTACTGCTGCGACTATGGCCATTTGTATTTTTGATCATCATGATATCGGCGCAAGACAATGGTATCTGACATTATTTCTGCATTATTTGAAGCTTCTCATCTAGTAACTCATCTAGTAAAGAATACTGTTGTTTATTGTTAAGGACGTAGACACTTGGCAAGTACCGTCCTATTAGTATTTGTTGATTAAAATGTTTTCCCCTAAAATTTTTCATTTCTGTGCAAGACTGCCATTACTTTTATTTAATGATATATGATTTTTAATATTGTCAGTTCTCTGTAAATATAAAAGGAGCTCATATGAAAAGATATTAAAGTATTAAATTTCAGCCAGTATGTAAACCTGACAAGATCTTATACTAAAATGAATGTTGTTGTACAAGAGAAAAACCTAATCTTACTTTAAATATAAAGTCTTGTAGaacataattaataaaaaataactttgatttttttcatcccatAGAAACAGCATGCATCTTTTAGATCATGTTTTTAAAGGCAATTGAGGCTTCATATTGTGTTCTTATTCAAAGGCATTTGTCGTTCCAGTATGTTTGAGACCTGAAATGGCTGCCAACATTGAAATGGATGGGCTCCAGAGATACTTCAGCCCTGGTGTGGAGGTAGCGCTGTCCTGTAAACCAGGATACACCTCCTTGTTGGGTCCTCGCAAAATTGTTTGCACTATCAGAGGCGAATGGACGAAAACCAAGTTCATGTGCATACGTGGGTGTCGATTATTTTAATGAAATGACTTCTGTTCTGTGACAGATCAGCTTGTATTTCAGATTTACATGTATCAGGTTTAGAGAAATCATGAATTTTTAAGACACACTTTCAAAAAAATTTCATTATTAACATAGTTTGAAGATATTATCATTTATCTATAATAAATATCTAATATCTTTTAGAATTACTGTGGTTTTCCCCTTATCACTATAATAAAACACCATTTATTTTAGGCTATATGACGGATAATAGGCACTGTATAGCATACCTGAAAGATTCTCATTACAGGTGTCTTTGATGCATATACAAAAGAATTGGAATACTTTAGAAGTAGGGGAAATTGTATTTTGTacagtatttttacctccgccaaggaggttatgtttttgccagggtttgtttgtttgtctgtttgtttgtctgtctgttagtatgcaacataactcaaaaagttatggacagattttgatgaaattttcagggtttgttggaaatgggataaggaagaaatgattaacttttgggggtgatcgggggtggggaggcccaagggggggcccactgatcagcattggcggaggtctgtgctctccgagtgcttctagttattttatttttactgaatGGGAAGCCAGAAGTAtcatttttggttcggtttgtttgtttgtttgtttgtttgtttgtttgttaaaactctaccagcaaaactattggttgaattcataccaaatttggtttatagattgctagtgacccagaatagatctggttacattttggaaacagtaggttaaagttcaaattttttatgaatttttaaaataattttattttccatttactataatgggtgaaattttaaatgtctgtggcagcaaaactattggttgaattcataccaaattgggtttatagactgccagtgacccagaatagatctggttacattttgggaaaagtaggtcaaagttcaaatttttaatgaagtttttaaatctttttttccctcccatttacttataataggtgagaTTTCAAATGTtataaaaacatcagatttgtttcaacttgcttcaaacttggcacatatatagaagcaattgatatgctgacatcagcacatgtatagacatgatgacatcagctggatcgataccaaaataagctacaatgtgtgcaaggggtggggtttgttgtgcctggcaccttttttttttttttttttttttttttttggctgatttCTCTTTTATGCCATAGTATATCAATATGAATTCAAGAATAAAGTGTTTTCTGTGAATGACAAGTTAGATGCACATAATCATTTCTAATAGATCACAAAGTGACTAAGGTGTCAAAACAAAAGTGTACTTAACTAAACAACTATAAAATACACaatttaatgtgtgtgtattatatgtaaataaatgcattatgCAGTGGACCTTCTATTCATATCTCCTCTGTATTCTCATGTGCAGCTAAAATGTGTCCCTCTCCTGATCCACCGTCCAATGGAGAATTGTACTATGAAGATACAGTGTATCAGAGCACAATCAACTATACCTGTAATGAAGGGTAAAACTTCTTTAAATATCATTATGTGATATGTAAGGGTCATTTGGTGGTAAATCTGTTCAAGCCTGGAAAAGTAGATGTACAGGCTCTTCAACACAGCTAAAATCTCTGCTTATGTGTGAATGGAGATTTTGGATCTATCTTGTGGTGGAATAGTAcaacatgtatgtatgtagtaaATTGCACATAAATTATATGATTATGCATGtgtaattctgtttttatttgctgTCCAAGAGTGATCTAATAAATGACATGAGTTCCCTTTACAGGTACGTCTTGAATGGAGCTTCCACTGTAATGTGTCTCGCTAGTGGAACATGGAGTGCACCAACTCCAGAGTGCAAATGTAAGTATGTACTCTACTCCACTACATCCATTATCAGCAACATTATTAAAGCTGAAAGATGCTCATGCGAGAAAGGCAGTTAACAAAAAATCTGTCGCTCAGCCTTGTATTCTCTGTAACATTGTCCATAAATAAGCAATCACTCATTTGCAAACACTAAGTACATACATactaacacaaaaaaacacacacagggcaTTCTAAGCAAGTGGCATTTCCTGTCTTTTGTCTTCTAGCTGTTTCCTGTGGTCTTGCTCCAATCCCACAGTTCGGTATGATAATTTACGACAGGTTGATCAGAGGGGGCACCATTGATTATGGTGTCACAGGGACATACCGATGCCGGCCTCCGTTTGCACTGTTTGGCAATGCAAGAGCAGAGTGCACCGCCAGTGGGAAGTGGACCGAGACACCAGAATGTCGACGTAAGGAGGCTGTAAAAGCTATTGCATCGGTGGCACTGCGAGAAATATTTACAGTACACCATTTCAGTTCTTATTCACTACTGATAATAATATCATTCTGCAAATTTAAAATAAGATATGATAAATATTCATTCGCAAATTTAGTAGAATACAGCAGaaaatgtacagtttatttccattCAGCTCTGTGAAAGTGAAATAAATGGTAGCTAGCGGTGTAAGAGAAAGTGcacaaacaaagacagaaattcatTTTGTTCCCTGTTACAGAGGTGTCATGCCCTCCAccagaaaatatcaatgaaggcTTCATGTCAGTCAGCCTCAAGGAGGAGTTTGACTTCATGGACACAGTAAACTATGGCTGCAATGGTGACTATGTTCTGGAGGGAAATCTGCAAATTGTCTGCCAACAGAATGGGAATTGGTCTGAGAAGCCGTCCTGCAAGGGTACAACTTGAAGCTGTAGTGCAGAGGTCTATAAATTCAACAGGAGTTTTTTATTGAATGTTTAAATAAGCTTCTCTTCTTTTTGTGATTCACAGCTCCTTGCCGGGTTGACATACGGAGAGGAAGGATATTATACAGAGGGCGAAAACTCTGGATTGAAGACCTACAACCAAACAAACTCCTACATGGAGAAATTGTTTCAGTTTACTGCAAGGACAAAGCTGGGAAATGTGGCTATGCAGTGTCAACGCAGTGCATTGATGGGGTTCTCAAAATCCCTGAATGCTTTGAGGGtaatgcatttttaatcacaTCTACAATATCTACAGCTAGCACTTGTTTATTTCAGAAATACTGTAGTTACTCTTGCATATACTTCACAGTTActcacacataaataatgaccagaccaaataacaatataaaaatttGCATTATTTACTTCCTTGTCAAATGATCACTTAAACATGCCAGATTAGTCAATATGATTTTTAAGAGGGGGCATTTGCATTAAATTGTGTGTATTACActtttaaatatttaaatgttATAACCTCTTCTTTATGCCTGTCTGTTTTCTAGAGCCCAGTGGAGCTGCGTATAACCTTTACGCCAATACACTCCCATCTGAAATCAAACAGTGTTAAGACAGCAAGAGATCTCCTCTGTCATTGATGAATGTAACTATTTCTTGATCTCTGTTGTAAAAGaattgttttttaattgtactgTCTTCTTGTTCCAATGAATTAAAAATCTGAATGTTGCAGAAataattttatctgtttatcatttTAAGCTTCTATTTCTACTAATGATTTACTCAGGaagtcattattatcattattgtattgtatataaattattattattattattattattattattattattattattattattattattacactttaACTCTGTATTTGGTTGCAATGTTAAAATTAGTTCTGATTTGAACATAGAGAACAGACCCAGTTGAATGGATAAAAACTGTTAGAGGCATGATAACAGGATGATAACATGATAACTCATAACATGTTCATCCTGtcacaaaagtgaaaaaaaaaacttttttatttatttatttatttatttatttatttatttttaaatcttgGGGATTTCTGGAATTTcttctcctttaacccataaagacccaaacacccactggtgacaaAAATCTTCTGCTGATACAAAATGTTTAAGACctatcgatccactaatcctgtcaatacatgtaaataattggtgtaaaatgcagtttgtcatcttttcatggtcatcagatatttggacgttcagaggctctgaagtgaacatggaaacacaatcatcttctacaacattgattcaccagtaaaacccatgaagtttgatcaatgacagtggatggagacacttgtttttatgttcagttagtgatatttttgctgaaaaagacactttttcttcagtttttctgtttctgatatagtaaccctctgagcttttatgaacatctacatgatcagtgaattaaatatagaaaaacacaggttctacactgaaaaaaacgcaTAACAAgctggataatattacaatcaatgatgataaatcccttaagaaaggttaaatatagagaaaaattcatttgggagctgacacagaagtagcactgaatctttatgggttaaaagctagaagcaaaaattaaaacaaaacattctGAAGTTTAGCATTTCACTAAATGCACactttaagccaggggtgtcaaacgcatttcagtttaggggccacattaagcccaaattgatctccagtgggccgaaccatttaaacaatagcataatttttcccctgtaagtcactttggaaaaaagcgtctgccaaatgcataaacataaacataaacataaacataaacataaacataataacctgtaaataatgacaactccaaatttttctctttgttttagtgcaatcaaaattaaattataaaaatatgtacatttgcaaactatccaa from Sphaeramia orbicularis chromosome 1, fSphaOr1.1, whole genome shotgun sequence includes these protein-coding regions:
- the LOC115420860 gene encoding beta-2-glycoprotein 1-like, translated to MDHMLTLLLRLWPFVFLIIMISAQDNVCLRPEMAANIEMDGLQRYFSPGVEVALSCKPGYTSLLGPRKIVCTIRGEWTKTKFMCIPKMCPSPDPPSNGELYYEDTVYQSTINYTCNEGYVLNGASTVMCLASGTWSAPTPECKSVSCGLAPIPQFGMIIYDRLIRGGTIDYGVTGTYRCRPPFALFGNARAECTASGKWTETPECRQVSCPPPENINEGFMSVSLKEEFDFMDTVNYGCNGDYVLEGNLQIVCQQNGNWSEKPSCKAPCRVDIRRGRILYRGRKLWIEDLQPNKLLHGEIVSVYCKDKAGKCGYAVSTQCIDGVLKIPECFEEPSGAAYNLYANTLPSEIKQC